Proteins from a single region of Leptospira venezuelensis:
- a CDS encoding OmpP1/FadL family transporter: MLFGSRVRKKFYLFFLAIISFLAPKLEAVGLFQPSHNARYGGMGGVNLAIGGSPMDIGTNPANLSLKNRKELEFGISLPYIRTVYKDKFSDPDPNYSYENSESYNVLAPLPYFAIRIPISEKWTYGGGIYIPGGGNGEVSGLTRITPNGQSLNDWSGMKLPSPIGDSRRIQESYSSTFYLVKSTHALSYKIGGLSIALGIEGIYSRQIAYQKFYDITGNIEVPGQGFDYKSKNAYALGGIFGTTYQITDTLKIAYSYQTSAKIPLDGSMQVGSYPSRTGVSATFAVPERHGLGFSYGTDTFKIGVDALYYNYSSYTSTYKQTLAAPVFPTAFGQTNVIPQNLAYHDSWALGIGGEWILNDWTWRLGARHNSGVLRSEGTNALQAGIMVQDLVSGGFGYSTGKWKFDFTLLYYLPVRVYNGGSADWNFNHAVFSKDDVRVAEFKHSLRSDIPAILLGASYSFD; encoded by the coding sequence ATGCTTTTTGGATCTAGAGTTCGTAAAAAATTCTACCTATTTTTCTTAGCTATAATTTCTTTCCTGGCTCCCAAGTTAGAAGCTGTAGGGCTTTTTCAACCTTCTCATAATGCGAGATACGGTGGTATGGGCGGAGTAAATTTAGCAATCGGGGGATCTCCTATGGACATAGGGACCAATCCAGCTAACTTAAGTCTCAAAAATCGAAAAGAGCTGGAGTTCGGAATTTCTTTACCGTATATCCGTACAGTATACAAAGACAAATTTTCAGATCCAGACCCAAATTATTCCTACGAAAACTCTGAATCCTATAACGTGCTCGCTCCCCTTCCCTATTTTGCGATCCGAATTCCAATCAGCGAAAAATGGACTTACGGAGGAGGAATTTATATACCAGGCGGCGGAAATGGAGAAGTTTCCGGACTCACAAGGATCACACCTAACGGCCAAAGTTTGAACGATTGGTCAGGGATGAAACTCCCAAGTCCAATAGGAGATTCTAGAAGAATACAGGAAAGTTATTCTTCTACATTTTATCTTGTCAAGTCCACTCATGCACTTTCTTATAAGATCGGCGGACTTTCTATAGCTTTAGGAATAGAAGGAATTTATTCCAGACAGATCGCTTACCAAAAGTTTTATGATATTACAGGAAATATCGAAGTTCCCGGCCAAGGTTTTGACTATAAAAGTAAAAATGCATATGCTCTCGGCGGAATCTTCGGGACAACTTACCAGATCACTGATACATTAAAAATTGCTTATTCTTATCAAACTTCTGCAAAAATTCCTTTAGATGGAAGTATGCAAGTAGGCTCATACCCAAGCCGCACAGGAGTTTCCGCAACATTTGCAGTTCCAGAAAGACATGGTTTAGGTTTTTCTTATGGAACGGATACATTCAAGATCGGAGTAGACGCATTATATTATAATTATTCTTCTTATACTTCTACCTATAAACAAACATTGGCTGCTCCTGTATTTCCAACTGCATTCGGACAAACGAATGTGATCCCGCAAAATTTAGCTTATCATGATTCTTGGGCGCTCGGAATAGGAGGAGAATGGATCTTAAACGATTGGACTTGGAGATTAGGCGCAAGGCATAACTCAGGAGTCCTAAGATCAGAAGGAACCAATGCACTCCAGGCAGGAATCATGGTCCAAGATTTGGTTTCCGGTGGATTCGGATATTCAACCGGAAAATGGAAATTTGATTTTACTCTTCTATATTATCTTCCGGTAAGAGTTTATAATGGAGGTTCTGCAGATTGGAACTTCAATCATGCAGTATTCTCCAAAGACGATGTAAGAGTCGCAGAATTCAAACACTCCTTACGATCGGATATCCCTGCAATATTATTAGGAGCCAGCTATTCTTTTGATTAA
- a CDS encoding oxygenase MpaB family protein: MNSSELRALRKETDPLADEIVTKYFTESAFDREKTMLFFDALSRNSDPIPSGLPDYLEKYFYETEDLPSWADKNKITKGEQLFSTYGPQILMMLCVKSLPMAYSCGDGAQVLYKTGRLIEQNGVIDGVNRRLMETTQFVISVAQQNGLGPQGKGIRTAQKVRLMHASIRYFLGKGKDWDPAWGQPINQEDMAGTLQSFSSLVVEGLGQSSLKLSQDEKDAYIHLWRVVGHFIGVKPELCPEGYDNAHSLGESIFSDQQKPSDAGKILAKSLLDFMEYMLPGNLFDNLPLFFLQTYMGQKTSEVLGLGWPPKNPLGYFMERIFKDIDSHVDDDEGFGKLVAYFASKLLFSMDHFYYGGKKARFWIPPSLRENWRL, encoded by the coding sequence ATGAATTCGAGTGAGTTACGCGCATTACGAAAAGAAACTGATCCATTGGCGGATGAAATAGTCACAAAATATTTTACTGAATCCGCTTTTGATAGAGAGAAAACTATGCTCTTTTTCGATGCGCTTTCCAGGAACTCGGATCCTATTCCTTCCGGCTTACCCGACTATCTTGAAAAATATTTTTATGAGACGGAAGATCTTCCTTCTTGGGCAGATAAAAATAAGATCACAAAAGGAGAGCAATTATTCTCCACTTATGGACCTCAGATCTTAATGATGCTATGTGTTAAGTCTCTTCCCATGGCATACTCTTGCGGAGATGGAGCACAGGTACTTTACAAAACTGGAAGATTAATAGAACAGAATGGAGTCATAGACGGAGTTAATCGAAGGCTCATGGAAACAACCCAGTTTGTGATCTCTGTTGCTCAACAGAATGGATTGGGACCTCAAGGAAAAGGAATACGCACAGCGCAAAAAGTGAGGCTTATGCATGCATCCATACGTTATTTCCTTGGGAAAGGAAAAGATTGGGACCCAGCTTGGGGACAACCAATCAACCAAGAAGACATGGCTGGCACTCTACAATCTTTTTCGAGCTTAGTGGTAGAAGGTCTTGGTCAATCTTCTTTAAAACTCAGCCAGGACGAAAAAGACGCATACATTCACTTATGGAGAGTGGTTGGACATTTTATAGGAGTAAAACCTGAACTTTGTCCAGAAGGATACGATAACGCACATTCTTTAGGTGAGTCTATCTTTAGTGACCAACAAAAACCTTCGGATGCAGGTAAGATACTTGCAAAATCTCTGTTGGACTTTATGGAATATATGCTTCCTGGAAATTTATTCGATAATCTTCCATTATTTTTTCTGCAAACATATATGGGACAAAAAACAAGCGAAGTGCTTGGATTGGGATGGCCTCCAAAAAATCCTCTGGGGTATTTTATGGAAAGGATCTTTAAGGATATAGACTCTCATGTAGATGATGATGAGGGGTTCGGAAAGTTAGTCGCTTATTTTGCTTCCAAACTTCTTTTTTCTATGGATCATTTTTATTACGGTGGAAAAAAAGCAAGATTCTGGATCCCGCCTTCATTAAGAGAGAATTGGAGACTATAA
- a CDS encoding trifunctional serine/threonine-protein kinase/ATP-binding protein/SpoIIE family protein phosphatase: METTQDLSTDRVPYELGELLYEDSFSQTYRGKFGRTREPKIIRVQRPEGRETSSVYFLNEFELGKLVSDPGILKPEDMFENSDGICLVYENIPSKLLHQSLAGSISLETFLEIALAITENLAKLHSFGIVHNQISPRAFFYNPDTGETKLAWLGGASLLLSEKGSYAPLRYTFDILPYCSPENTGRLNRPVDFRSDAYSLGALFYKMISGTPPFETEDPLEMVHYHIARSPVSLAKKREDVPTAISTLVDKLLSKMPEERYFSLENLIHDLKSIKDSLKSKRKLSEFVPGVYERKVGFRDSPRIYDRDKERKEIEAGIVNVTNGKRSAVFIGGKSGTGKTALVEDAITYLDIYSVVLLRGKFEEDKKEIPYYAFRQIMDDLLRRMLQKKEEEIILLKNYIKETLGDNVEILTQFLPDLGKTLGIEIPIKTNKRQKDEKILFAVALRFLTLCFDRKNPAIILVDDLQWADSASLALLEFILNSEDWEGLLFVLTSRSEDADFFPNVNIKQGSSGLDLREIRLAPLNEHSVFKYVSDSIHVSAEDANRLAEVLVSKTGGNPLFLHQFLRSLYEEGCLSFDHKTAYHIVDWDRLLQREVTDNVLDLFLDKVGKLPDETLEVLRVGACIGAKFDLKDMYDFFKTRPGVLSRGIREAIREGIVFYRESGNMLFPALQYISQKKIEESGMYSSLSNVQFHFSHDRMIQSILDATGSAEKAKIHNTLAKLLIEREKISGGAEQVLGIANHLLRSRELYTNGQENEDFFHYTILAGNSAKSGAAYESSYSFFSLLASQLKDSYWQKDRKNAIHILKSLAESAYYLSKREEAEKIVSGLLSKLNSPSEKADIYLMQLEVMNVFNDLDSASKIGIKALQSLGIGFKEKPGFLAVFGEVLKMVFYSRGRSPEKLVHAKDSKDPYKTEALNILVNLLNYGKHMDMKVMAYIYLKLINLTLKEGNAPFSFFGYAGFGSILLSINGNFQQSMRYWTLAEKILKKFKSDELYGRFVFGRTILLDYFMYPFRSIVDYTEEAFHKCMQYGDYLWAAFALFSQNTNQLYSAENSISYREKIRENLERGSKLNYDILMIMLHSSDSYLDRLEGKSTETVRYKDNLYTDQEFESKVLEFAGNGTANSWYATLFGSLAYLSGYYLEAERIFKKYHPDLEKSRIMFIYSEYRFYRSLGLLKLRKKKLKLSEKLFFRYSLYLFKLWSRIYPPSFQLFYFVLAGLYEDCSGRKENASKYFDMAMQQVESEPNDFRKAVVYQHVAEWSIGQGRTSYGKFLMQNAVRLYGSWGAKSIVNLLRDEYGELLRPQGTPKRSVEKILADSMLSTSFSLDLRTVLKASQSISGVIELGELLRQLIRTIMENAAATRGFLILPQNKELFLMAGSDIEEPGFLPKPISLDEAGHLLPLEVVYFCFRSGQKVLISDAAKDSFYSVNPYIKRSKPKSLLCMPITKQGRTLCVLYLENRLTAGIFDEHRLEILEILSAQAAISLENAKLYEDITRMNSELERKVNERTEELARSLSIIRKDMLYSQKIQRSILPELKNIPGLRYSVNYLPMDEVGGDFYDICKLSNGRFRFFLADATGHGVQAALVTMAIKGEYESFKSSLEKPGDILSGLNNSILNKYKTLYFTGAICDVDLSEKKVYFASAGHISQFLVSSYQIEEMPKTGAILGFVKDYPYRTEEYKIESGDRIFLFSDGIYEQFDEDKSEYGEERFVRSIRANAQFEPQIQAERILSDLQSFISKSSIQDDITLLILDID; encoded by the coding sequence TTGGAAACTACTCAGGATTTGTCTACAGACAGAGTTCCTTATGAATTGGGGGAATTGCTGTACGAGGACAGTTTTTCCCAAACGTATAGGGGAAAATTCGGCAGGACTAGAGAACCAAAGATCATTCGAGTGCAAAGACCGGAGGGGAGGGAAACCTCTTCGGTGTATTTTCTAAATGAATTCGAATTGGGTAAACTAGTCAGCGATCCTGGTATTCTCAAACCAGAAGATATGTTCGAAAATTCGGACGGTATATGTTTGGTGTATGAAAATATTCCTTCTAAACTTCTTCACCAAAGTTTGGCAGGATCTATTTCTTTGGAAACTTTTTTAGAAATAGCATTAGCGATCACAGAAAACCTTGCTAAGTTGCATTCTTTTGGGATCGTTCATAATCAAATTTCTCCGCGTGCTTTTTTTTATAATCCGGATACTGGAGAGACAAAACTTGCCTGGTTGGGAGGAGCCTCTCTTCTTCTTTCTGAAAAAGGAAGTTATGCGCCTCTTAGATACACATTTGATATTTTACCATATTGTTCTCCTGAAAACACGGGGAGACTAAATCGTCCTGTAGATTTCAGGTCAGATGCATATTCTTTAGGTGCATTGTTCTACAAGATGATCTCCGGAACTCCTCCGTTTGAAACTGAAGACCCTTTGGAGATGGTGCATTATCATATCGCAAGATCCCCAGTTTCTTTAGCGAAGAAGAGAGAAGATGTTCCAACTGCGATCTCCACCTTGGTGGACAAGCTACTTTCTAAGATGCCGGAGGAGCGATATTTCTCTCTGGAAAATTTGATACATGACCTAAAGAGTATTAAAGATTCCTTAAAGTCCAAGCGAAAACTCTCTGAATTTGTTCCAGGTGTATATGAAAGAAAGGTAGGTTTTAGAGATTCCCCTCGTATCTATGATAGAGATAAAGAAAGAAAAGAGATCGAAGCCGGTATAGTCAATGTAACTAACGGCAAAAGATCCGCTGTTTTTATCGGGGGTAAGTCCGGTACAGGGAAAACGGCTTTAGTAGAAGATGCGATCACGTATCTGGACATTTATTCCGTAGTTCTTTTGCGAGGAAAATTCGAAGAAGATAAGAAAGAGATCCCATATTACGCATTTCGTCAGATCATGGATGATCTTCTTAGAAGGATGCTTCAGAAAAAAGAAGAAGAGATCATATTATTAAAAAATTATATTAAAGAAACTTTAGGGGATAATGTAGAGATCCTGACCCAGTTCTTGCCTGATCTTGGAAAAACATTGGGGATAGAGATCCCGATCAAAACGAATAAGAGGCAGAAGGACGAAAAGATCCTGTTTGCAGTAGCTCTTAGATTTTTAACTCTTTGTTTTGATCGAAAAAATCCTGCAATTATACTTGTAGATGATCTGCAATGGGCTGATTCCGCTTCACTTGCGTTACTCGAATTCATTTTGAACAGCGAAGACTGGGAGGGACTATTATTCGTTCTTACGAGTCGTTCAGAAGATGCAGATTTCTTCCCGAATGTAAATATAAAACAAGGTTCTTCAGGTTTAGATCTGAGAGAAATACGACTCGCTCCTCTGAATGAACATAGTGTTTTTAAATATGTATCTGATAGTATTCATGTTTCTGCAGAGGATGCTAATAGGCTCGCGGAAGTTCTTGTTTCTAAAACAGGAGGGAATCCTCTATTTTTGCATCAGTTCCTTAGATCATTATATGAAGAAGGCTGCCTAAGTTTTGATCATAAAACGGCGTATCATATAGTTGATTGGGATAGGCTTTTACAAAGAGAAGTAACAGATAACGTTTTAGATCTATTTTTGGATAAGGTAGGAAAACTCCCGGACGAAACCTTGGAAGTTTTAAGAGTCGGAGCCTGCATCGGAGCAAAATTCGATTTGAAAGATATGTACGATTTTTTCAAGACAAGACCTGGGGTTTTGTCTAGGGGGATCCGAGAAGCAATCAGAGAAGGAATCGTATTTTACAGAGAATCTGGAAATATGCTGTTCCCAGCTTTACAGTATATTTCTCAAAAGAAGATAGAAGAATCCGGAATGTATTCTTCTCTTTCGAATGTTCAGTTCCATTTTTCTCATGATAGGATGATTCAGAGTATTTTGGACGCAACAGGTTCCGCTGAAAAAGCAAAGATCCATAATACACTTGCGAAATTACTAATAGAGCGAGAAAAAATTTCAGGCGGAGCTGAACAAGTTTTAGGCATTGCAAATCATCTTTTACGTTCCAGAGAATTGTATACAAACGGACAGGAGAACGAAGACTTTTTTCATTATACGATACTCGCAGGAAATTCTGCAAAATCTGGTGCGGCTTATGAATCCTCTTATTCTTTTTTTAGTCTGCTTGCTTCTCAACTCAAAGACTCTTATTGGCAGAAGGATAGAAAAAATGCGATCCATATCTTAAAGTCTCTTGCAGAATCCGCATATTATTTATCCAAAAGAGAAGAAGCGGAGAAGATAGTATCCGGCTTACTTTCTAAACTCAATAGCCCATCTGAAAAAGCGGACATCTATCTAATGCAATTAGAAGTGATGAATGTGTTTAATGATCTGGATTCTGCATCCAAAATAGGGATCAAAGCATTGCAGTCGCTTGGAATAGGTTTCAAGGAAAAGCCAGGATTTTTAGCTGTCTTTGGCGAAGTCCTGAAGATGGTATTCTACAGCAGAGGAAGGTCCCCTGAAAAATTAGTACATGCAAAAGATAGTAAAGATCCATATAAAACGGAAGCATTAAACATTCTAGTCAACCTTCTGAACTATGGAAAACATATGGATATGAAGGTGATGGCTTATATTTATCTCAAGCTTATCAACCTCACATTAAAAGAAGGAAATGCTCCATTCAGCTTTTTTGGGTACGCTGGATTTGGTTCCATTCTACTTTCTATCAATGGAAATTTTCAGCAGTCCATGAGATATTGGACCCTGGCAGAGAAGATATTAAAAAAGTTTAAATCAGATGAATTATATGGAAGGTTCGTGTTCGGCAGGACAATCCTTCTTGATTATTTCATGTATCCTTTCCGTTCCATAGTGGATTATACGGAAGAAGCATTTCATAAATGTATGCAGTATGGGGATTATCTATGGGCTGCATTTGCTCTTTTTTCCCAAAATACGAACCAATTATACTCAGCTGAAAATTCGATTTCCTACAGAGAAAAGATCAGAGAAAATTTGGAGAGAGGTTCTAAGCTAAATTACGATATTCTGATGATCATGTTGCATTCTTCTGATTCTTATTTGGATCGCCTAGAAGGAAAATCAACTGAAACGGTTCGATATAAAGATAATTTGTACACAGATCAAGAATTTGAGTCCAAGGTTTTAGAGTTTGCAGGGAATGGGACTGCTAACTCTTGGTATGCAACTTTGTTCGGGTCTCTCGCATACCTGTCCGGTTATTATTTAGAAGCAGAAAGAATATTCAAAAAATATCATCCAGACCTGGAAAAATCTAGGATCATGTTTATCTATTCTGAATACAGGTTCTATAGATCTTTAGGACTTTTGAAGTTACGTAAGAAGAAGTTAAAGCTCTCAGAAAAACTATTTTTTAGATATTCATTATATTTATTTAAACTTTGGTCAAGGATCTATCCGCCTAGTTTCCAATTATTCTATTTTGTATTGGCTGGGCTTTACGAAGACTGCTCCGGAAGAAAAGAAAATGCATCTAAATATTTCGATATGGCGATGCAGCAGGTGGAGTCAGAGCCGAACGATTTTAGAAAGGCCGTTGTATACCAGCATGTCGCAGAATGGAGTATAGGGCAGGGTCGGACCTCCTACGGCAAGTTTTTGATGCAGAATGCAGTAAGGCTTTATGGTTCTTGGGGAGCAAAGTCTATTGTGAATTTGCTTCGAGATGAATACGGAGAATTACTTCGCCCGCAAGGGACTCCAAAACGTTCTGTGGAAAAGATTCTCGCGGATTCTATGCTTTCCACGTCTTTCAGTTTGGATCTAAGAACTGTGCTCAAGGCTTCTCAAAGTATTTCCGGAGTTATCGAATTAGGAGAATTACTTAGACAACTTATTCGAACCATAATGGAGAATGCGGCCGCGACCAGAGGTTTTTTAATTCTCCCTCAAAACAAAGAACTGTTTTTGATGGCAGGTTCGGATATAGAAGAGCCCGGATTTTTACCTAAACCTATCTCACTTGATGAGGCAGGACACCTCCTTCCATTAGAAGTGGTATATTTCTGTTTTCGCTCTGGACAGAAGGTTTTGATTTCAGATGCGGCTAAGGATTCTTTTTACTCTGTGAATCCTTACATTAAAAGAAGTAAACCAAAGTCTTTATTATGTATGCCGATTACTAAGCAGGGAAGAACATTATGCGTTCTTTATTTGGAAAATCGACTTACGGCTGGCATTTTTGATGAACATAGATTAGAAATTCTAGAAATACTTTCCGCTCAGGCAGCAATTTCGTTGGAGAATGCGAAATTGTACGAGGATATTACTCGTATGAACTCGGAATTGGAAAGAAAAGTAAACGAAAGAACAGAAGAATTGGCAAGATCTCTTTCTATCATTCGGAAAGATATGTTATACTCTCAGAAGATCCAGAGAAGTATTCTTCCGGAACTTAAAAATATTCCTGGGCTCAGATATTCGGTAAATTATTTACCGATGGATGAAGTAGGTGGAGACTTCTACGATATCTGTAAATTAAGTAATGGAAGGTTTAGATTTTTCTTGGCGGATGCTACCGGTCACGGGGTCCAGGCCGCGCTTGTTACGATGGCTATTAAGGGCGAATACGAAAGTTTCAAATCATCTTTGGAAAAACCGGGAGACATACTTTCCGGATTAAATAATTCTATTTTAAATAAATATAAAACACTCTATTTTACCGGAGCGATCTGCGATGTGGATCTTTCGGAGAAGAAAGTATATTTTGCATCTGCAGGTCATATCTCTCAATTTTTAGTAAGTTCTTACCAAATAGAAGAAATGCCTAAGACGGGTGCAATATTAGGTTTTGTAAAAGATTATCCGTATAGAACCGAAGAATATAAAATAGAATCTGGAGATAGGATCTTTCTTTTTTCGGACGGGATCTACGAACAATTTGACGAGGACAAATCTGAATACGGAGAAGAAAGATTTGTGCGTTCCATCCGTGCGAATGCTCAATTCGAACCTCAGATCCAAGCAGAAAGAATACTCTCTGATCTACAAAGCTTCATTTCTAAAAGTTCGATCCAGGATGATATCACTCTTTTGATTTTGGATATTGATTAA
- a CDS encoding sodium:solute symporter family protein gives MLGLFVILYIIITILIGAFASRYVNSSQDYVLAGRRLPLVLASSALFATWFGSETLMGASSKFVDGGILAVIEDPFGAALCLFLVGIFFARPLYRMNILTFGDLYKNRFGRKVEFLSALFMIPSYFGWIAAQLVAMGIVIHSLFGFDMYVGILLASVVVLIYTYIGGMWAISITDFLQTILIIVGLLVLVWDLQGKAGGFQTVIATAKPGFFSFFPPLETEAVLAYIAAWMTIGLGSIPQQDIFQRVMSSKSEKVAVYSSFLGGGMYLTIAFLPLLAGYFARRVYPEIAAGDNQMILPHVVLAHSTLFIQILFFGALLSAILSTASGAILAPASVLGENLIRPTLKNPSERLLLRVMRFSVLIVTVVSTGMALSETNIYQLVADSSSISLVSLFVPLVAAIFWKEANATGAVYAMFSGMIVWLGLKYFGPEWLPPTIPALGISFLGQYLGKYIKISLFESEQKLSGDSVPSGGL, from the coding sequence TTGCTCGGCCTTTTCGTTATTTTATATATTATTATTACCATTCTGATCGGAGCATTTGCCTCAAGATATGTCAATAGTTCCCAAGACTATGTATTAGCAGGAAGAAGGCTTCCTCTTGTTCTTGCATCTTCGGCTTTATTTGCCACTTGGTTTGGATCGGAAACTCTTATGGGTGCTTCTTCCAAGTTTGTGGATGGAGGGATCTTGGCTGTGATCGAGGATCCGTTTGGGGCAGCACTTTGTCTTTTTTTAGTAGGTATATTCTTTGCTAGGCCACTATATAGGATGAATATTCTCACCTTCGGTGATTTATACAAAAATCGTTTCGGTCGAAAGGTAGAATTTCTTTCTGCACTATTTATGATTCCTTCTTATTTCGGTTGGATAGCTGCCCAGTTAGTTGCGATGGGAATAGTCATACATTCATTATTCGGGTTCGATATGTATGTCGGAATACTTTTAGCTTCTGTTGTAGTATTAATCTATACGTATATTGGAGGGATGTGGGCAATCTCCATTACAGATTTCTTACAGACTATATTGATCATAGTAGGACTTTTAGTATTGGTTTGGGATTTGCAAGGTAAAGCAGGTGGATTTCAAACTGTAATTGCAACAGCTAAGCCAGGATTTTTCTCCTTCTTCCCTCCATTGGAAACGGAAGCGGTTCTTGCATATATTGCAGCATGGATGACGATAGGGCTCGGGTCTATTCCTCAGCAGGATATTTTTCAACGGGTGATGTCTTCTAAATCTGAAAAAGTTGCTGTGTATTCTTCCTTTTTAGGAGGAGGAATGTATCTAACTATTGCATTTCTTCCACTGCTTGCAGGGTATTTTGCGAGAAGGGTCTATCCAGAGATCGCGGCTGGAGACAATCAGATGATACTTCCTCATGTAGTATTAGCACATTCTACTTTATTTATACAGATTTTATTTTTTGGAGCATTACTTTCTGCGATCTTAAGTACAGCTTCTGGGGCGATTTTGGCACCGGCTTCTGTTTTAGGAGAGAATTTGATCCGTCCCACTTTGAAAAATCCCTCTGAGAGACTATTACTGAGAGTAATGCGTTTTTCTGTATTAATTGTGACAGTTGTATCTACCGGAATGGCTTTAAGTGAGACAAATATTTATCAGTTGGTTGCGGATTCCTCTTCCATTAGTTTAGTTTCTCTTTTTGTTCCTTTGGTAGCCGCCATTTTTTGGAAAGAAGCGAATGCAACTGGCGCAGTTTATGCCATGTTCTCCGGGATGATTGTTTGGTTAGGTTTGAAATATTTCGGGCCAGAATGGTTACCTCCTACGATTCCTGCTTTGGGTATCAGCTTTTTAGGGCAATATTTAGGAAAATACATTAAGATTTCTTTATTTGAATCGGAGCAGAAATTAAGCGGAGACTCGGTTCCTTCCGGCGGCCTTTGA
- a CDS encoding GGDEF domain-containing protein, translating to MKLTRFLSEDFSYSKSGEIRKLRTLDNDKSVRILSVFSLFISAILFAQNIFSPGTPSGGQLQFLYGLSFGSSALFSGLMLAVLALKDIKGKKLSYFAMIGYVGILTFTTTFATLVDQYHTSDYSAFCFGLLLLPLFLRASFATYLAIISINVLFFSLGYYYLIEKELSSSVLTPIIAFSIASMGAAINVEGTRLKSNLLQLQLEESNKNLKELSHKDSLTGLFNRRHLMESLSTLLAASKRYDFPLSVLLLDLDHFKKANDSLGHQVGDKLLATIGRLLSGLVRDCDVAARYGGEEFCVVLSNTNVEGAKFVAERIRARIETETFEEIPWTITVSIGVAARENDHSPEDFLKAADKKLYESKAAGRNRVSA from the coding sequence ATGAAACTTACAAGATTTCTTTCGGAAGACTTTTCTTATTCGAAATCAGGAGAAATCCGTAAACTTCGAACCCTAGATAATGACAAGTCCGTCAGAATTTTAAGTGTTTTTTCGCTCTTTATCTCTGCGATTCTTTTCGCTCAGAATATATTTTCTCCTGGAACTCCAAGCGGAGGACAGTTGCAATTTTTATACGGCTTAAGTTTCGGAAGTTCCGCTTTATTTTCAGGGTTGATGCTCGCAGTCCTTGCATTAAAAGACATAAAAGGTAAAAAACTTTCTTACTTCGCGATGATCGGCTACGTAGGGATTTTAACATTCACTACTACTTTTGCTACGTTAGTGGATCAGTATCATACCTCGGACTATTCCGCTTTTTGTTTTGGATTACTTCTACTCCCTCTCTTTCTAAGGGCAAGTTTTGCGACTTATCTGGCCATCATTTCTATAAACGTTCTCTTCTTTTCATTAGGTTATTATTATTTGATAGAAAAAGAGCTCAGCTCTTCTGTCCTAACACCTATCATAGCATTCTCTATTGCGAGCATGGGAGCTGCAATAAATGTAGAAGGGACCCGTTTAAAAAGTAATCTACTACAATTACAATTAGAAGAATCGAATAAAAATCTCAAAGAGTTATCTCACAAAGACTCCTTAACAGGACTTTTCAATAGAAGACACTTAATGGAATCTTTAAGTACCCTCTTGGCCGCTTCTAAAAGATATGATTTTCCTTTATCGGTCCTTCTGCTCGACCTAGACCATTTCAAAAAGGCAAACGATTCCTTAGGACACCAAGTAGGAGATAAATTACTTGCAACAATCGGCAGATTATTATCCGGGCTTGTGAGAGATTGTGATGTAGCGGCACGTTACGGTGGTGAAGAATTTTGTGTAGTACTTTCTAATACAAATGTAGAAGGAGCCAAATTCGTTGCTGAAAGGATCCGAGCTAGGATCGAAACAGAAACCTTTGAAGAAATTCCTTGGACAATTACAGTAAGTATAGGCGTTGCTGCCAGAGAAAATGACCACAGTCCGGAAGACTTTCTAAAAGCAGCAGATAAAAAATTATACGAATCAAAGGCCGCCGGAAGGAACCGAGTCTCCGCTTAA